A genome region from Acetonema longum DSM 6540 includes the following:
- a CDS encoding restriction endonuclease subunit S, which produces MSKWEMVKLKELATVVSGSTPKTSVSTYWNGEYNWITPAELSEDTSIINETQRKITKLGVDHTGLKSFPKGTVLLSSRAPIGKVAIAGREMFCNQGFKNLICRDELHNKYLFWFLKGKTSFLNSLGRGATFKEISKAIVENIIIPLPPLEVQKKIAQTLGAASELIALRKKQSAELDNLIKSIFYDMFGDPVINEKGWEKKKVKEVCQVKIGPFGSLLHSNDYIQGGIPLINPSHIIKGKLCADNMLTITEEKAQELAQYRMEKDDVVMGRRGEIGRCAVVTDKHDGFLCGTGSLFMKPSQKLNSVYLMQTISSTQMRSVLERAAQGITMKNLNSTIVENIEILLPPLSLQTHFATIVTKIEEQKSLVQKAIDESQSLFDSLMSQYFE; this is translated from the coding sequence GTGAGTAAGTGGGAAATGGTGAAATTAAAAGAGCTTGCAACGGTGGTCTCAGGCTCAACACCTAAAACATCGGTATCTACGTACTGGAACGGAGAATACAATTGGATAACCCCTGCCGAACTTAGTGAAGATACTTCCATAATAAACGAAACTCAGAGGAAAATAACCAAACTAGGTGTTGATCATACTGGTTTAAAATCATTTCCTAAAGGCACAGTATTGTTATCCTCCCGGGCACCTATTGGAAAAGTAGCCATTGCAGGAAGGGAGATGTTTTGTAACCAGGGATTTAAAAATTTGATATGTAGAGATGAACTTCATAACAAATATTTATTTTGGTTTTTAAAGGGCAAAACATCTTTTTTGAATTCATTAGGTAGAGGCGCAACGTTCAAGGAAATATCTAAAGCAATTGTTGAAAATATTATTATCCCCCTCCCGCCCCTCGAAGTACAAAAGAAAATTGCACAAACTCTTGGCGCCGCATCGGAACTGATCGCACTTCGCAAAAAACAGTCGGCGGAACTGGACAACCTGATTAAGTCCATTTTTTACGATATGTTTGGCGACCCTGTGATTAATGAGAAGGGATGGGAAAAGAAAAAAGTAAAAGAAGTATGTCAAGTTAAAATTGGACCGTTTGGAAGCCTATTGCATTCAAATGATTATATTCAAGGCGGAATTCCGCTTATTAATCCTAGCCACATCATTAAGGGGAAACTCTGTGCAGACAATATGTTAACAATAACAGAGGAGAAAGCTCAAGAACTTGCTCAGTATAGAATGGAAAAAGATGATGTCGTTATGGGAAGACGTGGGGAAATAGGCAGATGTGCTGTTGTTACTGATAAACATGATGGATTTTTATGTGGAACTGGCAGCTTATTTATGAAACCATCGCAGAAATTAAATTCTGTGTATCTAATGCAGACGATCTCTTCAACGCAAATGAGGAGCGTCTTAGAGAGGGCTGCTCAAGGTATTACTATGAAAAATCTTAATTCTACCATTGTAGAAAACATAGAAATCCTATTGCCCCCCCTCTCTCTCCAAACCCACTTCGCCACCATCGTCACCAAAATCGAAGAACAAAAATCCCTTGTACAAAAAGCAATCGACGAAAGCCAATCCCTCTTTGACAGCCTGATGAGCCAGTATTTCGAATAA
- a CDS encoding type I restriction-modification system subunit M produces the protein MLTGEVRNKVDKIWTDMWAGGITNPLTVIEQLTYLMFIRSLDEKELETENFETVSGEVLPKLFPQDADGQAMRWSKFKNKDSREIYEIVGTKVFPFIKAMNGKNSSAFSRYMQDAMFLIPTPQVLQKIVTGLDELYEHDIKDLDMQGDLYEYMLGKLATAGQNGQFRTPKHIRDMMVQLVAPAPGDRIADPACGTAGFLVSAAEYIRTCYEDQMTAEQWKHFTGDMFTGYDTDRTMLRISAMNLMLHSITRPHVDYVDSVSKNNAVAAEFDVILANPPFTGTVDAEGIHDNLKAVCDTKKTELLFVALFLRMLKKGGRCACIVPDGVLFGSTKAHKTLRKELVENHQLRAVISMPSGVFKPYAGVSTAVLVFTKTGAGGTDKVWFYDMKSDGFSLDDKRTNLGHEGDIPDIIARFSNLAGEADRKPTEQSFLVDKAEIEKNDYDLSINRYKQTEYEKIEYDAPQVIMTRLDELSLEIGSKMEELRGLIGE, from the coding sequence ATGCTGACAGGAGAAGTACGAAACAAGGTTGATAAAATATGGACGGATATGTGGGCGGGAGGTATCACCAATCCACTGACGGTAATTGAGCAGCTTACCTATTTGATGTTTATCCGCTCCCTGGATGAAAAAGAGCTGGAAACGGAAAATTTTGAAACTGTCAGCGGGGAAGTCCTGCCGAAACTGTTTCCGCAAGATGCGGACGGCCAGGCGATGCGCTGGAGCAAGTTCAAGAATAAAGATTCCCGGGAAATTTATGAGATTGTCGGTACCAAGGTGTTCCCGTTTATCAAGGCAATGAACGGAAAGAACAGCTCGGCATTTTCCCGTTATATGCAGGATGCCATGTTTTTAATTCCGACGCCGCAGGTGCTGCAAAAGATTGTCACCGGCCTGGATGAGCTATATGAACATGACATCAAGGACCTGGATATGCAGGGCGATTTATACGAATATATGCTTGGCAAGCTGGCCACGGCAGGGCAAAACGGGCAGTTCAGAACGCCGAAGCATATCCGGGATATGATGGTGCAGCTGGTGGCCCCGGCGCCGGGCGACAGGATAGCCGATCCTGCCTGCGGTACGGCCGGCTTTTTGGTTTCGGCGGCCGAATACATCAGAACCTGCTATGAAGACCAAATGACTGCCGAACAATGGAAACACTTCACCGGTGATATGTTCACCGGCTATGATACCGACCGGACCATGCTGCGCATTTCAGCCATGAACCTCATGCTCCATTCCATTACCCGGCCCCATGTGGACTATGTGGACAGCGTTTCCAAAAATAACGCGGTTGCTGCCGAATTTGACGTGATCCTGGCCAATCCGCCCTTTACCGGCACGGTGGATGCGGAAGGCATTCATGATAATCTAAAGGCCGTATGCGACACCAAGAAGACCGAGCTGTTGTTTGTGGCGCTGTTCTTGCGCATGCTGAAAAAAGGCGGCCGCTGCGCCTGCATCGTGCCCGACGGCGTACTGTTCGGCAGCACAAAAGCGCATAAGACACTGCGCAAAGAGTTGGTGGAAAATCACCAGCTGCGAGCGGTCATCTCCATGCCTTCCGGTGTATTCAAGCCCTATGCCGGTGTTTCGACAGCGGTATTGGTGTTTACCAAGACCGGGGCAGGCGGTACGGATAAGGTATGGTTTTATGATATGAAATCGGACGGCTTTTCGCTTGACGATAAACGTACGAATTTAGGTCATGAAGGAGACATTCCCGACATTATTGCCCGCTTTAGTAACCTTGCCGGGGAAGCAGACCGCAAACCGACGGAGCAGAGCTTCTTGGTGGATAAGGCGGAGATTGAAAAGAACGACTATGATCTTTCCATCAACCGCTATAAGCAAACCGAATATGAAAAGATCGAATACGACGCCCCCCAGGTGATCATGACACGGCTGGATGAGCTCAGCCTTGAGATAGGCTCCAAAATGGAGGAACTGAGGGGGCTTATCGGTGAGTAA
- a CDS encoding helix-hairpin-helix domain-containing protein, translated as MKSELTKIPGIGNNMAEHLIKAGYPTIESLKGKSPDDVYAADCAAQGVIVDRCALYCYRLALHYADHGGQLPPNKQNWWDWKG; from the coding sequence ATGAAATCGGAATTAACGAAAATCCCCGGCATCGGAAATAATATGGCGGAACATTTGATTAAGGCAGGTTACCCAACCATTGAATCGCTGAAAGGCAAAAGCCCTGATGACGTTTACGCCGCCGACTGCGCCGCGCAAGGCGTGATCGTGGACAGATGCGCGCTGTATTGCTACCGTCTGGCGTTGCATTATGCCGACCACGGCGGGCAACTGCCGCCTAATAAGCAAAATTGGTGGGATTGGAAGGGGTAA
- a CDS encoding bifunctional (p)ppGpp synthetase/guanosine-3',5'-bis(diphosphate) 3'-pyrophosphohydrolase: protein MLNKAIIIATGAHAGQLDKAGAPYIFHPLRVMMAGNSEIERICGVLHDTIEDSDITLEFLRREGFSPDVLTVLDCVTKRPGENYDDFIARILENKTACRVKLADLHDNMDLSRIKDPTEKDKVRVEKYRRAAERIYDVLSISSNLNDEQL, encoded by the coding sequence ATGTTAAATAAAGCTATAATTATCGCCACCGGTGCGCATGCCGGACAGTTAGATAAAGCAGGAGCACCGTATATCTTTCATCCGTTACGGGTGATGATGGCGGGAAACAGCGAAATTGAACGCATATGCGGAGTTTTACACGATACCATTGAAGACAGCGATATTACTTTGGAGTTCCTGCGCAGAGAAGGTTTTTCACCGGACGTACTTACCGTTTTAGACTGCGTGACAAAACGCCCCGGAGAAAACTACGATGATTTTATTGCCAGAATACTTGAGAACAAAACCGCATGTCGCGTTAAGCTTGCCGATTTACATGACAATATGGATTTATCAAGAATTAAAGATCCTACCGAGAAAGATAAGGTGCGCGTAGAAAAATATCGTAGGGCTGCCGAAAGAATATACGATGTTTTGTCGATAAGCTCTAACTTAAACGACGAACAATTATAA